A genomic stretch from Helianthus annuus cultivar XRQ/B chromosome 1, HanXRQr2.0-SUNRISE, whole genome shotgun sequence includes:
- the LOC118490200 gene encoding uncharacterized protein LOC118490200, which produces MCRFEKNVTAGEPSIEVDPPTADCDEVEADCDEVEADWIMFSVLLIFIYLMADVAPWGHGGDGAGDPPLPPGGIRGTHKTDAVPPKKRGGPVSLTFDRQVTFTPVGKSRDMFSREAGLYMWRTVPFDKIGWDNVEQHYKDAVMNHLRENFNLDEVERDYEAKNLKGGMRTVLMKRYSDRKYEARQLFDSQGGYDDLERARAYHPVDMPYKNWLRTIEGFRQEKYIKKSKACKQVREKQQFPYRGGTSSYGSTAYKNNLDWVPTYAKTHTDNQGNWVDPVAEQNYVSISFKYYFL; this is translated from the exons ATGTGTAGGTTTGAAAAAAATGTTACTGCGGGTGAGCCTTCAATTGAAGTTGATCCCCCAACGGCTGATTGTGATGAGGTCGAGGCTGATTGTGATGAGGTCGAGGCTGATT GGATTATGTTTTCGGTATTGCTGATATTCATTTATTTGATGGCGGATGTGGCCCCCTGGGGACATGGGGGTGACGGTGCCGGTGATCCACCGCTTCCTCCTGGTGGGATTCGTGGCACACACAAGACAGACG CGGTTCCCCCAAAGAAG CGGGGGGGGCCTGTGTCGCTTACGTTTGATCGACAGGTCACGTTTACCCCTGTTGGTAAATCAAGAGACATGTTTTCAAGGGAGGCCGGCCTGTATATGTGGCGGACCGTCCCGTTTGATAAAATTGGATGGGATAATGTTGAACAACATTACAAGGATGCCGTCATGAACCACTTACGG gaAAATTTCAATCTTGATGAAGTGGAACGTGATTATGAGGCGAAAAACTTGAAGGGTGGTATGAGGACTGTGCTTATGAAGCGGTACTCTGACCGCAAGTATGAAGCTAGACAATTATTTGATAGCCAGGGAGGTTACGATGATCTTGAGAGGGCAAGGGCATACCATCCCGTGGATATGCCCTATAAAAACTGGTTGAGAACCATCGAAGGTTTCCGGcaagaaaaatatattaaaaaaagcaAGGCCTGTAAGCAAGTACGCGAGAAACAACAATTCCCATACCGTGGGGGGACATCTTCGTACGGTAGCACCGCctataaaaat AATTTGGATTGGGTACCTACGTATGCTAAAACCCACACGGACAATCAAGGGAATTGGGTTGATCCGGTTGCTGAACAAAATTACGTAAGTATttcttttaagtattattttctataa
- the LOC110887708 gene encoding uncharacterized protein LOC110887708, protein MHPFNRGFITPRSSADPNQSGNPTRPVAPVPTRPNPFGSGFLDYNQQSPRFMNLLNQPLSWDPNLYGWNPNQNTDGMGSSQAFGSAQAFGSPLREPDVVPETQPEVPDTQPETQKGKGKAKRAHKKKVETNTRAKKNVITWEPEEEYALTRAFIDVSEDPVISNNQSKTVFWNRIRELFFDLMGRGEEYRLPDSISGKWTDINKKCTNFQTVYQRLYSGWKSGSSDEDITQQALVEYTEANGHFPYMRCWQILRHSPKWATVSTPSGRSGNTRPSKRSKTNESGEPETPTSDARNTDLKEDIPDDEPVEELPRPPGRKSRAKKPESSSMSMGTDMSNAFSEINKRLQDIHELGNKRLEENREVTEIMRDRQWAHDFEFYSKPHDHLTGKALKMALAQKERIEKKI, encoded by the exons ATGCATCCATTCAACCGTGGCTTCATTACTCCCCGATCAAGTGCGGACCCAAACCAAAGTGGTAATCCTACTCGCCCCGTGGCGCCGGTTCCCACTAGACCCAACCCTTTCGGCTCCGGTTTTCTCGATTACAATCAACAAAGTCCCCGGTTCATGAATCTTTTGAACCAACCGCTATCATGGGACCCTAATCTCTACGGGTGGAACCCAAATCAAAACACGGATGGGATGGGGTCGTCTCAAGCGTTTGGGTCGGCTCAAGCTTTCGGCTCCCCACTACGCGAACCCGATGTTGttccggagacgcaacccgaggTACCGGATACGCAGCCGGAGAcgcaaaaaggaaaaggaaaagcaaAACGGGCACATAAAAAGAAAGTGGAAACCAACACCCGAGCGAAAAAAAATGTGATAACGTGGGAGCCCGAAGAGGAGTATGCGTTAACCCGCGCTTTCATCGATGTTTCGGAGGACCCGGTCATAT caaacaatcaaagtaaaaCCGTATTTTGGAACCGAATACGAGAACTTTTTTTTGATCTCATGGGTAGAGGAGAGGAATACCGCCTACCGGACTCTATATCGGGGAAGTGGACCGATATAAACAAGAAatgcacaaactttcaaaccgtgTACCAACGCTTGTATTCCGGATGGAAAAGTGGAAGTAGCGATGAAGACATTACGCAACAGGCATTGGTCGAGTATACGGAGGCTAATGGCCATTTCCCGTACATGAGGTGTTGGCAAATCCTTCGCCACAGCCCCAAATGGGCCACCGTATCTACTCCGAGTGGTCGTTCGGGAAATACACGGCCATCAAAGAGGTCCAAAACAAACGAGTCGGGTGAACCCGAAACGCCAACCTCCGACGCTCGAAACACCGACTTGAAGGAGGATATTCCGGATGACGAGCCGGTGGAGGAGCTACCAAGACCGCCCGGAAGAAAAAGCCGGGCGAAAAAACCCGAGTCGTCGTCGATGTCTATGGGAACGGATATGAGTAACGCATTTTCGGAGATAAACAAGCGACTTCAAGACATACACGAACTCGGTAATAAACGTTTGGAGGAGAACCGCGAAGTTACGGAGATTATGCGGGATAGACAATGGGCTCACGACTTTGAGTTCTACTCGAAACCGCATGACCACTTAACGGGAAAAGCTTTGAAAATGGCGTTGGCACAAAAGGAGcggattgaaaaaaaaatataa